Proteins from a genomic interval of Streptomyces sp. NBC_01267:
- a CDS encoding condensation domain-containing protein: MTTDQRIAEVSLTAVLDLGDATPDGPATLELRGPLDPSVLRTALARIASGSPAPRGEQPRLRRHGPGHHTLECSGRYPLGALADLLTAAHPPPGAPERERSDRELADQERSDRELPTRERPDRELPELFEPTPLQREMLAESASCPAPQVGQLFWRWHGPLDTGRFTAAWQAVFDCETVLRAAFVRDPEPRVAVYPRSSPDVVRHRHGTVTRQALMERERLRGFDLSRPGMLRAALLDGEPQEGYVPPTDVLLTYHRGLLDSWSVRLLLQEFYRAYVDSGTLRGGERRPDLRDYRRWLSAQGQGPAGEVFARRAEATAAALPRAPAGAVTRRHGTGRTGARLNRTEAARLARWSVRRGATESVVLQAVWAMLLYRAAGRVRGPAEVNFSVLVSGRGITMEGIARVPGPFGNPLPMTVEVDPRRTVPELLRDVRDRALDIAACEWVSAGQLRAAAAGPLNGPETLLSFEHRLRPLEDLGADLAAQGIQVTDPDPAAPQTGFPIGVVAYYDSTGGLVLSSVHDRGRLDDDGVAALLAHSARLLRELPLGAGDVSTIAEVLSGLAGDEVPRLYDAVAGQLVCLRPAREPGAGTVCLVGPSGPGDGHDDRHDELVGCYPGPQALAVLRGHPDQAGAALCPSVGSPVGPLMDPPAGSPAGSPAGTTGPLVLGAFSGSGALACELARSLASHYGRPPLVVLGTEGTAGDGVADFARHLAAAAERSGREGLAARK, encoded by the coding sequence ATGACGACCGACCAACGCATCGCAGAGGTGTCCCTGACGGCCGTGCTGGACCTCGGAGACGCCACGCCCGACGGGCCGGCCACCCTCGAACTGCGCGGCCCGCTCGACCCCTCCGTCCTGAGAACCGCACTGGCCCGGATCGCCTCCGGGTCTCCCGCGCCGCGCGGCGAACAGCCCCGGCTGCGGCGGCACGGCCCCGGCCACCACACCCTGGAGTGCTCGGGCCGCTACCCGCTCGGCGCCCTCGCCGACCTGCTGACCGCCGCGCATCCGCCGCCCGGCGCTCCGGAGCGGGAGCGGTCGGACCGGGAACTGGCGGACCAGGAGCGGTCGGACCGGGAACTGCCGACGCGGGAGCGGCCTGACCGGGAGCTGCCGGAGCTGTTCGAGCCGACCCCGCTGCAGCGCGAGATGCTCGCCGAGTCCGCCTCCTGCCCGGCGCCCCAGGTCGGCCAGCTCTTCTGGCGCTGGCACGGGCCCTTGGACACCGGCCGGTTCACCGCGGCGTGGCAGGCCGTCTTCGACTGCGAGACCGTGCTGCGCGCGGCGTTCGTCCGGGACCCCGAGCCCCGCGTGGCGGTGTACCCGCGGTCCAGCCCCGACGTCGTACGGCACCGGCACGGCACCGTCACCCGGCAGGCGCTCATGGAGCGGGAGCGGCTGCGCGGCTTCGACCTGAGCCGTCCGGGGATGCTGCGGGCCGCCCTGCTCGACGGTGAGCCGCAGGAGGGGTACGTCCCGCCCACCGATGTGCTGCTGACCTACCACCGCGGTCTGCTCGACTCCTGGAGCGTGCGGCTGCTGCTCCAGGAGTTCTACCGCGCCTACGTCGACTCGGGCACCCTCAGGGGCGGCGAGCGCCGGCCCGATCTGCGGGACTACCGCCGCTGGTTGAGCGCCCAGGGGCAGGGGCCCGCCGGGGAGGTCTTCGCGCGCCGGGCCGAGGCGACGGCCGCCGCTCTGCCCCGCGCGCCCGCGGGCGCCGTCACGCGTCGGCACGGTACGGGCCGCACCGGGGCCCGGCTGAACCGCACCGAGGCGGCCCGGCTCGCACGGTGGTCGGTGCGCCGGGGAGCCACCGAGTCCGTCGTGCTGCAGGCGGTCTGGGCCATGCTCCTGTACCGGGCGGCGGGCCGGGTACGCGGTCCGGCCGAGGTGAACTTCAGCGTGCTGGTCTCCGGCCGCGGCATCACGATGGAGGGCATCGCCCGGGTTCCCGGCCCCTTCGGCAACCCGCTGCCGATGACGGTCGAGGTCGACCCGCGGCGCACGGTCCCCGAGTTGCTGCGCGACGTACGCGACCGCGCCCTGGACATCGCCGCCTGCGAGTGGGTCTCCGCCGGGCAGCTCCGCGCCGCGGCGGCCGGGCCCCTGAACGGCCCCGAGACCCTGCTCTCCTTCGAACACCGGCTGCGCCCCCTGGAGGACCTGGGCGCGGACCTCGCCGCCCAGGGCATCCAGGTGACCGACCCCGACCCCGCGGCCCCGCAGACGGGCTTCCCGATCGGCGTCGTCGCGTACTACGACAGCACGGGCGGCCTGGTGCTGAGCTCGGTGCACGACCGCGGCCGGCTGGACGACGACGGGGTGGCGGCGCTGCTGGCCCACAGCGCCCGGCTGCTGCGCGAACTCCCCCTCGGGGCCGGGGACGTGTCGACGATCGCCGAGGTGCTGTCCGGTCTCGCCGGTGACGAGGTGCCGCGTCTGTACGACGCGGTGGCCGGACAGTTGGTGTGCCTGCGTCCGGCACGGGAGCCCGGCGCCGGGACGGTCTGTCTCGTCGGCCCGTCCGGACCGGGCGACGGGCACGACGACCGCCACGACGAACTGGTCGGGTGCTACCCGGGGCCCCAGGCACTCGCCGTACTGCGGGGGCACCCGGACCAGGCGGGTGCCGCGCTGTGCCCGTCGGTGGGTTCTCCGGTGGGTCCCCTGATGGATCCTCCGGCGGGTTCTCCGGCAGGCTCTCCGGCGGGCACCACCGGGCCGCTGGTGCTCGGCGCTTTCTCCGGATCCGGGGCCCTGGCCTGCGAGTTGGCCCGGTCCCTCGCGTCGCACTACGGCAGGCCGCCCCTGGTGGTACTCGGGACGGAAGGCACGGCGGGCGACGGCGTCGCCGACTTCGCGCGCCACCTCGCCGCCGCCGCCGAACGAAGCGGGCGAGAAGGCCTGGCCGCGAGAAAATGA